atcccaagtcaagcttGTTGAGTTTACCTCCGTGTGACCTTCCTCTATCACCGAGTTCATCAATTGCACCACCTCTCCAGAATAGGATTCACCGTAGTCGACTGACGAACCTAGATAAGCTAACGCATCAGCCTCGTTGTTCTCATCTCGGAGTACATGTTGTAGTATCCATTCCTTGAACTGATGTAATGTCACTTGCAACTTATCCAGGTATCTCCGCATTCGGTCTTCTTTTACTTTATATGCCCTGTTGACTTTGTTAACAACAAGGAGGGAGTCATACATGTCTTCGATCACTTTAGGCTCCAGGCTCTTAGCTAGTtttagacctgcaatcatagcctcatattcggcttcattgttagtcaattttacagttctaatagattgccttaTTACATTACCCGTAGGTGGTTTTAATACGATTCCCAACCCGGACCCTTTGGCATTAGAATCACCATCTGTGAATAAGGTCCACACCCTCGAGCTAGTCCCCGAGGCAAGCAATAATTCTTCCTCAACCTCAGGGATCAAGtccggcgtaaagtcggccacaaagtctaccaaaatttgagactttatAGCAGTTGGGGGTCTGTACTCAATATCATACCCACTAACTTCTACAACCTATTTTGCAAGTCcacccgagagctcgggtttatgcataa
Above is a window of Nicotiana tabacum cultivar K326 chromosome 8, ASM71507v2, whole genome shotgun sequence DNA encoding:
- the LOC142163372 gene encoding uncharacterized protein LOC142163372; this translates as MIAGLKLAKSLEPKVIEDMYDSLLVVNKVNRAYKVKEDRMRRYLDKLQVTLHQFKEWILQHVLRDENNEADALAYLGSSVDYGESYSGEVVQLMNSVIEEGHTEVNSTSLTWDWRNKYIDYLQKGKLPSDHKKSRAIRAKSARFSLVGGKLYRRSFFGPLARCLGPGETEYVIREVHEGTCENHLGTESFV